Proteins encoded within one genomic window of Setaria italica strain Yugu1 chromosome IV, Setaria_italica_v2.0, whole genome shotgun sequence:
- the LOC101752842 gene encoding 110 kDa U5 small nuclear ribonucleoprotein component CLO: MDDSLYDEFGNYIGPELADSDADDDSDAGGASPSPSASRSPSPAARSPSGSPSRPAALMDVDDDEDGDPSQQAVVLAEDKKYYPTAEEVYGPGVEALVMDEDEQPLEQPIVAPPRVVKFEVGTRAAATSTYASTDFLLGLAGNPALVRNVALVGHLQHGKTVFMDMLVEQTHEVDTFDSEGERHVRFTDTRVDEQERQVSIKAVPMSLVLEGGNGKSYLCNIMDTPGHVNFSDEMTAALRLADGAVLVVDAAEGVMVNTERAIRHAIQERLPIVVVINKVDRLITELKLPPNDAYFKLRHTLEAINDLISSCSTTVGGTQLVDPAAGNVCFASGAAGWSFTLQSFAHLYLKIHGIQFDHEKFASRLWGDVYFHPDSRTFKKKPPKEGANRSFVEFILEPLYKIYSLVVGEQKGNVESKLAELGVTLSNAAYKLNVRPLLRLACRSIFGTATGFTDMLVKHIPSVKDAAARKIDHIYTGPQDSSIVDAMKKCDPNGHLMVNVTKLYPKSDCSVFDAFGRVYSGTIQTGQTVRVLGEGYSPDDEEDMTVKEVTKLWVYQARYRVAISKAPAGSWVLIEGVDASIMKTATICPMNIDEDVYIFRPLRFNTLPVVKIAAEPLNPSELPKMVEGLRKISKSYPLAITKVEESGEHTILGTGELYLDSIMKDLRELYSEVEVKVADPVVTFCETVVDTSSMKCFAETPNKRNKITMVAEPLEKGLTEDIENGLVNLDSRQKEITDFFRQRYQWDVLAARSIWAFGPDKQGPNILLDDTLSVEVDKNLLNAIKDSIVQGFQWGAREGPLCDEPIRNVKFKILHANIAPEPLHRGGGQIIPTARRVVYSAFLMANPRLMEPVYYVEIQTPIDCVSAIYTVLSRRRGHVTADVPKPGTPIYIVKAFLPVIESFGFETDLRYHTQGQAFCVSVFDHWAIVPGDPLDKSIVLRPLEPAPIQHLAREFMVKTRRRKGMSEDVSISKFFDEAMMHELAQQAADLHIQM; the protein is encoded by the exons atggaCGACAGCCTCTACGACGAGTTCGGCAACTACATCGGCCCGGAGCTCGCCGACTCCGACGCCGACGATGactccgacgccggcggcgcatCCCCATCCCCCTCCGCGTCCCGCTCGCCGTCCCCCGCCGCGCGCTCCCCTTCGGGATCCCCCTCCCGCCCGGCCGCGCTCATggacgtcgacgacgacgaggacggcgacCCGTCGCAGCAGGCCGTGGTGCTCGCCGAGGACAAGAAGTACTACCCCACCGCCGAGGAGGTGTACGGGCCGGGCGTGGAGGCGCTCGTCATGGACGAGGACGAGCAGCCGCTGGAGCAGCCCAtcgtcgcgccgccccgcgTCGTGAAGTTCGAGGTCGGGACCCGCGCCGCGGCCACGTCCACCTACGCGTCCACCGACTTCCTCCTGGGGCTCGCGGGGAACCCCGCGCTGGTGCGCAACGTCGCCCTCGTCGGACACCTCCAGCACGGGAAGACGGTGTTCATGGACATGCTCGTGGAGCAGACGCACGAAGTGGACACCTTCGACTCCGAGGGGGAGCGCCACGTGAGGTTCACCGATACCAGGGTGGACGAGCAGGAGCGGCAGGTCTCCATCAAGGCTGTGCCCATGTCTCTCGTGCTCGAGGGGGGAAATGGCAAGTCATACCTGTGCAATATCATGGACACTCCGGGGCATGTCAACTTCTCCGATGAGATGACTGCGGCACTGCGGCTTGCTGATGGGGCTGTGCTTGTTGTTGATGCTGCTGAGGGAGTAATG GTTAATACTGAGAGGGCAATTCGTCATGCAATCCAAGAAAGGCTTCCCATTGTTGTTGTGATTAACAAG GTTGACAGATTGATAACAGAGCTAAAGCTGCCCCCCAATGATGCATATTTCAAATTGCGACATACTCTGGAGGCAATTAATGATCTTATCTCGTCGTGTTCTACTACAGTAGGTGGCACTCAGTTGGTGGATCCTGCCGCTGGAAACGTATGTTTTGCAAGTGGTGCTGCTGGCTGGTCTTTTACCTTACAATCTTTTGCCCATCTTTATTTAAAGATTCATGGGATTCAATTTGACCATGAGAAATTTGCATCTCGCCTATGGGGAGACGTGTATTTTCACCCTGACTCAAGAACCTTCAAAAAGAAGCCGCCAAAGGAAGGAGCTAATAGATCATTTGTTGAGTTTATCCTAGAGCCTCTGTACAAAATTTATAGTCTGGTTGTTGGTGAGCAAAAGGGGAATGTTGAATCAAAGCTTGCTGAATTGGGCGTCACGCTGAGCAATGCAGCTTACAAGCTGAATGTTAGGCCTTTGCTGAGGTTAGCTTGCCGCTCAATTTTTGGCACCGCAACTGGTTTTACCGATATGTTAGTGAAACATATCCCCTCTGTGAAGGATGCTGCTGCAAGGAAGATAGACCACATATACACTGGCCCACAGGATTCGTCTATTGTTGATGCTATGAAAAAATGTGATCCCAATGGACACCTTATGGTTAATGTAACAAAATTATATCCTAAATCTGATTGCAGCGTCTTTGATGCATTTGGACGAGTTTATAGTGGCACAATACAGACAGGACAGACAGTGAGGGTCCTTGGAGAAGGCTATTCTccagatgatgaagaggatatGACTGTCAAAGAGGTGACCAAATTGTGGGTTTATCAGGCACGGTACCGTGTTGCAATTAGTAAAGCACCTGCTGGTTCTTGGGTTCTTATTGAAGGCGTAGATGCATCAATCATGAAAACTGCTACAATATGTCCCATGAACATTGATGAAGATGTGTACATATTTAGACCTCTGCGTTTCAACACCTTGCCTGTTGTAAAAATAGCTGCTGAGCCTCTTAACCCAAGTGAGCTTCCTAAGATGGTGGAAGGTCTTCGTAAAATCAGCAAGAGCTATCCTCTTGCTATTACTAAGGTAGAAGAGTCTGGAGAGCACACTATACTGGGGACTGGTGAGCTATATCTGGATTCTATAATGAAGGACCTCAGAGAGCTTTATTCGGAGGTTGAAGTGAAG GTAGCAGATCCTGTTGTTACATTTTGTGAAACAGTTGTTGATACTTCTTCAATGAAATGTTTTGCTGAAACACCTAACAAGAGGAACAAAATTACCATG GTTGCTGAACCACTAGAGAAGGGCTTGACAGAAGATATTGAGAATGGCCTTGTTAACCTTGATTCAAGACAGAAAGAAATCACTGACTTTTTTCGCCAGCGCTACCAGTGGGATGTACTTGCAGCAAGGTCGATATGGGCTTTTGGACCTGACAAGCAG GGTCCTAACATTCTTCTGGATGACACACTTTCAGTTGAGGTGGACAAGAACTTGCTCAATGCGATCAAAGATTCTATTGTTCAAGG GTTCCAGTGGGGTGCTAGAGAAGGTCCTTTGTGTGATGAACCAATTAGGAATGTGAAATTCAAGATCTTACATGCAAACATTGCTCCAGAACCATTGCACCGTGGTGGTGGTCAGATAATTCCCACAGCACGTCGTGTTGTCTATTCTGCATTCCTTATGGCTAATCCTCGCCTTATGGAACCTGTGTATTATGTTGAG ATCCAAACACCAATTGACTGTGTCTCTGCTATTTACACGGTGCTATCCAGGCGACGTGGTCATGTAACAGCTGATGTACCCAAGCCAGGAACTCCTATATACATTGTCAAG GCATTTTTACCTGTTATAGAGTCTTTTGGATTTGAGACAGATCTCAGATACCACACACAGGGGCAAGCATTTTGTGTGTCTGTATTCGATCACTGGGCTATTGTTCCTGGTGATCCTTTAGATAAGAGTATTGTCCTTCGCCCTCTGGAACCAGCACCTATACAGCACCTTGCCCGTGAGTTTATGGTAAAGACCAGGCGAAGGAAG GGGATGAGTGAGGATGTGAGCATCAGCAAATTCTTTGATGAGGCCATGATGCACGAGCTGGCTCAACAGGCTGCCGATCTCCATATTCAGATGTAG